Proteins from a single region of Crassaminicella profunda:
- the map gene encoding type I methionyl aminopeptidase, whose translation MIILKSNTEIEYMKEAGKIVAHAHEAVRNAIKPGITTKELDEIAEKEIRKHGSIPAFKGLYGFPASICASINEEVVHGIPGLKVVKDGDIISVDIGASFKGYNGDSAKTHPVGKVTDKVQKLIDVTKQSFYEGLKFCREGYRLSDISHAIQTYVESNGFSVVRDFVGHGIGQEMHEDPQIPNYGPQGKGPRLKSGMALAIEPMVNMGTFKVKVLEDDWTVVTLDRKPSAHYEHTIVITKDDPIILTSL comes from the coding sequence ATGATTATCTTAAAGTCAAACACGGAAATTGAGTATATGAAAGAAGCAGGAAAAATCGTAGCTCATGCACATGAGGCAGTACGTAATGCTATAAAACCTGGTATTACTACAAAGGAACTTGATGAAATTGCAGAAAAAGAAATAAGAAAACATGGTAGTATACCAGCTTTTAAAGGATTATATGGATTTCCTGCAAGTATTTGTGCTTCAATCAATGAGGAAGTCGTTCACGGAATACCTGGATTAAAAGTGGTAAAAGATGGCGATATTATAAGTGTGGATATTGGAGCTAGTTTTAAAGGATATAATGGTGATTCTGCGAAAACTCACCCTGTAGGAAAAGTAACTGATAAAGTTCAAAAGCTTATAGATGTGACGAAACAAAGCTTTTATGAAGGACTTAAGTTTTGTAGAGAAGGATACAGATTATCTGATATTTCTCATGCTATACAAACTTATGTAGAGAGCAACGGCTTTTCTGTTGTTCGAGACTTTGTAGGTCATGGAATAGGGCAAGAGATGCATGAAGATCCACAAATTCCTAACTATGGACCTCAAGGAAAGGGTCCTAGATTGAAATCTGGAATGGCTTTAGCTATAGAACCAATGGTGAATATGGGAACTTTTAAAGTGAAAGTTCTTGAAGATGATTGGACTGTTGTTACTTTAGATCGAAAGCCTTCGGCTCACTATG
- a CDS encoding adenylate kinase, whose product MRLILLGPPGAGKGTQASGIVEKFHVPHISTGDIFRKNIKEGTELGNKAKEYMDQGLLVPDELVVAIVEDRLQQDDCKNGFLLDGFPRTVKQAEELDKVLVKMNVSLNKVINVDVDKSVLVERAVGRRVCKTCGATFHVKFNPPKEDGVCDKCGKELHQRADDTEETVSKRIQVYLNETQPLINYYKDQEVLATINGQQEINKVFEDIVAALGEK is encoded by the coding sequence ATGAGATTAATCTTATTAGGGCCTCCAGGGGCAGGAAAAGGAACACAAGCTTCAGGAATCGTTGAAAAGTTTCATGTACCTCATATATCAACAGGTGATATATTCAGAAAAAATATTAAAGAGGGAACGGAACTTGGAAACAAAGCAAAGGAATATATGGATCAAGGACTTTTGGTTCCAGATGAACTAGTTGTAGCAATTGTAGAAGATAGGTTACAACAAGATGATTGCAAGAATGGTTTCTTACTTGATGGATTTCCTAGAACAGTAAAACAAGCTGAAGAATTAGATAAAGTGCTTGTAAAAATGAATGTATCTTTAAATAAAGTAATTAATGTGGATGTAGATAAAAGTGTACTAGTAGAAAGAGCTGTTGGAAGAAGAGTTTGCAAAACTTGTGGAGCAACATTCCATGTGAAATTCAACCCTCCGAAAGAGGATGGAGTATGTGATAAATGTGGAAAAGAGCTACATCAAAGAGCAGATGATACGGAAGAGACAGTTTCTAAGAGAATTCAAGTATATCTTAATGAAACACAACCATTAATTAATTACTACAAAGATCAAGAAGTGTTAGCCACAATTAATGGTCAACAAGAGATCAATAAAGTATTTGAGGATATTGTAGCTGCTTTAGGAGAAAAATAA
- the secY gene encoding preprotein translocase subunit SecY, with amino-acid sequence MLSTLRNAWKIPDLRKRMLYTLMMMVVFRLGSTIPVPGINAKVLAQLFQQGENGIFGLFNLFSGGAFGKFTIFALSITPYITSSIIMQLLTIAIPSLEALAREGEEGRKKIAQYTRYGTVVLALIQATGVSVGLFNQALIAKDFWSVSLVVLTLTAGTAFLMWLGEQITENGIGNGISLIIFAGIISRLPLGVAQTFKKWQVGEVSIVSLVVFAIIAILVIAGVVAIQQGTRKIPVQYAKRVVGRKMYGGHSTHIPLKVNQAGVIPVIFAISLLQFPLTLTYFFQGGGFSSFVQKWLSPTGNPGIWIYSALYMILVIFFTYFYTAVTFNPVEVADNMKKNGGFIPGIRPGKPTSEYLGKVLNRITLAGAVFLALIAVMPTIILQFTNLQFRFGGTSLLIAVGVALETMKQVEAQMMMRHYQGFLK; translated from the coding sequence GTGCTATCTACCCTAAGAAATGCTTGGAAAATTCCCGATTTAAGAAAGAGAATGCTATATACATTGATGATGATGGTAGTATTTAGATTAGGCTCAACCATTCCTGTTCCAGGAATAAATGCTAAAGTTTTAGCTCAGTTATTCCAGCAAGGAGAAAATGGTATATTTGGTTTATTCAACCTATTTTCAGGAGGAGCTTTTGGTAAGTTTACAATATTTGCCCTAAGTATTACACCATACATCACTTCATCAATTATTATGCAGCTTTTAACAATTGCGATACCTAGTTTAGAAGCTTTAGCTCGAGAAGGTGAAGAAGGAAGAAAAAAGATTGCACAGTATACAAGATATGGAACTGTTGTATTAGCTTTGATTCAAGCTACAGGTGTAAGTGTTGGTTTATTCAATCAAGCACTTATTGCAAAAGACTTTTGGTCTGTAAGTCTTGTGGTACTTACCCTAACAGCTGGAACAGCCTTCTTAATGTGGCTAGGTGAACAAATTACTGAAAATGGAATAGGAAATGGTATTTCTCTAATCATCTTTGCGGGTATCATTTCTAGACTTCCTTTAGGCGTAGCACAAACATTTAAAAAATGGCAAGTAGGAGAAGTTTCCATCGTTTCTTTAGTTGTATTTGCGATAATAGCAATACTTGTTATAGCAGGTGTTGTAGCAATACAACAAGGTACACGAAAGATTCCTGTACAGTATGCAAAAAGAGTGGTTGGAAGAAAAATGTATGGGGGACATAGCACGCATATTCCACTGAAGGTGAATCAAGCAGGAGTTATTCCGGTAATCTTTGCGATTTCACTACTTCAATTCCCATTAACATTAACATATTTCTTCCAAGGTGGTGGATTTTCAAGCTTTGTACAGAAATGGTTATCACCAACGGGAAATCCTGGAATTTGGATTTACTCCGCTTTATATATGATTCTAGTTATATTCTTTACTTACTTCTATACAGCAGTTACATTTAATCCAGTAGAAGTTGCAGATAATATGAAAAAGAATGGTGGTTTTATTCCAGGAATTCGTCCAGGAAAACCAACTTCAGAGTATTTAGGTAAAGTATTAAATAGAATTACATTAGCAGGTGCTGTATTCCTTGCGTTGATTGCAGTAATGCCTACGATTATACTACAATTTACAAATCTTCAATTTAGATTTGGTGGAACATCGCTTTTAATTGCAGTAGGGGTTGCATTAGAGACCATGAAGCAAGTAGAGGCACAAATGATGATGAGACACTACCAAGGTTTCTTAAAATAG
- the rplO gene encoding 50S ribosomal protein L15 gives MKLHELRPAEGSTKNRKRLGRGTATGQGKTAGRGQDGQKSRSGGSVKPGFEGGQMPLYRRLPKRGFTNIFKKQWTIINIDTLNKFDEGTVVTPALLLEKGIIKKVVDGVKVLGNGELQKNVTVQAHKFSQSAVEKIEAAGGKAEVI, from the coding sequence ATGAAGCTACATGAGTTAAGACCTGCAGAAGGCTCAACAAAGAACAGAAAAAGACTTGGAAGAGGAACTGCTACAGGACAAGGTAAAACTGCTGGACGTGGACAAGACGGACAAAAATCTCGTAGTGGTGGTAGTGTAAAACCTGGATTTGAAGGTGGTCAAATGCCTCTATACAGAAGACTACCTAAGAGAGGTTTTACAAATATATTTAAAAAGCAATGGACAATTATTAATATAGATACGTTAAATAAGTTTGATGAAGGTACTGTTGTAACTCCTGCATTACTTTTAGAAAAAGGAATCATCAAAAAGGTTGTTGATGGTGTCAAAGTATTAGGTAATGGCGAGTTACAAAAGAATGTAACTGTACAGGCACATAAATTCAGCCAGTCAGCTGTAGAGAAAATTGAAGCTGCTGGAGGAAAGGCAGAGGTGATCTAA
- the rpmD gene encoding 50S ribosomal protein L30, which translates to MLKITLVKSTIGSKPQHRKTVEALGLKKIRQTVEKQDNPQMRGMVQKVRHLVEVEEI; encoded by the coding sequence ATGTTAAAAATAACATTGGTGAAGAGTACTATAGGGTCCAAGCCTCAGCATAGAAAGACAGTGGAAGCGCTAGGGCTAAAGAAAATTAGACAAACAGTAGAAAAACAAGACAATCCTCAAATGAGAGGTATGGTTCAAAAAGTAAGACATTTAGTAGAAGTAGAAGAAATATAG
- the rpsE gene encoding 30S ribosomal protein S5, with protein MKRQLIDASKLDLKETVINISRVTKVVKGGRTFRFSATVVVGDENGYVGIGSGKAQEIPNAIKKGIEAAKKNLIYVPRVGTTIPHRIQGHFGAGKVLIMPASEGTGVIAGGPVRAVLEFAGIKDVRAKSLGTNNSRNMVNATIEGLKNLKTVEEVARLRGKSVEELLG; from the coding sequence ATGAAACGTCAACTTATTGATGCGAGCAAACTGGATTTAAAAGAGACAGTTATTAATATAAGCCGTGTAACAAAAGTTGTAAAAGGTGGTAGAACCTTCAGATTTAGTGCAACTGTTGTTGTCGGAGATGAAAATGGATACGTTGGAATCGGTTCAGGTAAAGCGCAAGAAATTCCAAATGCGATCAAAAAAGGAATTGAAGCTGCTAAAAAGAATTTAATCTACGTTCCAAGAGTAGGTACAACAATCCCTCATAGAATACAGGGACATTTTGGAGCTGGAAAAGTATTAATTATGCCAGCTAGTGAAGGTACGGGAGTTATTGCAGGTGGACCTGTACGTGCCGTTTTAGAATTTGCAGGAATTAAAGATGTAAGAGCAAAATCATTAGGAACAAACAATTCAAGAAACATGGTTAATGCAACTATCGAAGGACTTAAAAACTTAAAAACAGTTGAAGAAGTTGCAAGACTTAGAGGTAAATCTGTAGAGGAACTATTAGGTTAG
- the rplR gene encoding 50S ribosomal protein L18, whose amino-acid sequence MINKESKNAKRQKRHLRIRKKVSGTPERPRLSIYRSLSNMYAQIIDDVAGKTLVAASTSDKEITVDNKGNKEAAKLVGELVAKRALEKGINTVVFDRSGYIYHGRVKELAEGAREAGLKF is encoded by the coding sequence GTGATTAATAAGGAGAGCAAAAACGCAAAAAGACAAAAAAGACACTTAAGAATCCGTAAAAAAGTGTCTGGAACTCCTGAACGCCCAAGATTAAGCATATACAGAAGCTTAAGCAATATGTATGCACAAATTATCGATGATGTAGCAGGAAAAACTTTAGTTGCTGCTTCAACTTCAGATAAAGAAATTACAGTAGATAATAAAGGAAACAAGGAAGCTGCTAAATTAGTAGGAGAACTTGTTGCAAAGAGAGCATTAGAAAAAGGAATTAACACTGTTGTATTTGATAGAAGCGGATATATTTATCATGGTAGAGTAAAAGAACTAGCAGAAGGTGCAAGAGAAGCTGGTCTAAAATTCTAG
- the rplF gene encoding 50S ribosomal protein L6 has translation MSRIGRLPIVIPDGVEIKIDEKNLVTVKGPKGQLQEQINKDMKLTVEENTLTVERPTNNKVHRSLHGLSRTLINNMMVGVTKGYEKKLLINGVGYRAAKQGNKLAMTLGFSHPVEMIDPEGITTEVPNQNEIIVKGINKQLVGNYAAKIRSWREPEPYKGKGIKYENEVIRRKEGKAGK, from the coding sequence ATGTCAAGGATAGGTAGACTACCAATCGTAATTCCAGATGGGGTAGAAATTAAGATAGATGAGAAAAATCTTGTTACTGTAAAAGGCCCAAAAGGACAATTACAAGAACAAATTAACAAAGATATGAAACTTACTGTAGAAGAAAATACATTAACAGTAGAGAGACCTACAAACAATAAAGTTCATAGATCGTTACATGGATTAAGCCGTACGTTGATTAACAATATGATGGTTGGTGTAACAAAAGGATATGAGAAAAAGCTGTTAATCAATGGTGTAGGTTATCGTGCAGCAAAACAAGGGAATAAGTTAGCAATGACTTTAGGGTTTTCACATCCAGTTGAGATGATTGATCCTGAAGGTATTACAACAGAAGTTCCTAATCAAAATGAAATTATTGTAAAGGGAATCAATAAGCAATTAGTAGGAAACTACGCTGCTAAAATCAGATCTTGGAGAGAGCCTGAGCCATATAAAGGTAAAGGTATCAAATATGAGAACGAAGTAATCCGCCGTAAGGAAGGGAAAGCAGGTAAGTAA
- the rpsH gene encoding 30S ribosomal protein S8 — protein sequence MTDPIADMLTRIRNANIVKHETVDIPASNMKKSVAEILLKEGFVKGYDVIEDGKQGIIRLQMKYGINKERVISGLKKISKPGLRVYVKKDEIPKVLGGLGIAILSTSNGIVTDKEARKLGAGGEVICYVW from the coding sequence ATGACAGATCCAATTGCAGATATGCTTACGCGTATAAGAAATGCAAATATAGTGAAACACGAGACAGTAGATATCCCTGCTTCAAATATGAAGAAATCCGTTGCTGAAATCCTTCTTAAAGAAGGTTTTGTTAAAGGATACGATGTAATTGAAGATGGAAAACAAGGAATTATCAGATTACAAATGAAGTACGGAATCAATAAAGAGAGAGTTATTAGTGGACTTAAGAAGATATCAAAGCCAGGTTTAAGAGTATATGTAAAAAAAGATGAAATACCAAAAGTATTAGGTGGACTAGGAATAGCTATTCTTTCAACTTCTAACGGTATTGTTACTGATAAGGAAGCTAGAAAACTAGGAGCTGGAGGAGAAGTTATCTGCTACGTTTGGTAA
- a CDS encoding type Z 30S ribosomal protein S14 has product MARKALKIKQARKQKFSTREYNRCRICGRPHAYLRKFGICRICFRELAYKGEIPGVRKASW; this is encoded by the coding sequence GTGGCTAGAAAAGCTCTTAAAATCAAACAAGCAAGAAAACAAAAATTCTCAACTAGAGAATACAATAGATGTAGAATTTGCGGAAGACCACATGCTTATTTAAGAAAATTTGGCATTTGCCGTATTTGCTTTAGAGAATTAGCATATAAAGGTGAAATACCAGGCGTTAGGAAAGCAAGCTGGTAA
- the rplE gene encoding 50S ribosomal protein L5 — protein sequence MARLKELYTNDVAKSLMEKFGYKSTMEIPKLEKIVVNMGLGDAKDNSKLLEVAVAELSTITGQKPIVTRAKKSVANFKVREGMPVGAKVTLRGERMFEFVDRLFNIALPRVRDFRGVNPNSFDGRGNYALGIKEQLIFPEIEYDKVDKTRGMDIIFVTTAKTDEEARELLKLLGMPFAR from the coding sequence GTGGCTAGATTAAAAGAACTATATACTAATGATGTAGCAAAATCTTTAATGGAAAAGTTCGGATATAAAAGTACAATGGAAATCCCAAAATTAGAAAAAATTGTTGTGAACATGGGATTAGGAGATGCAAAAGATAACTCGAAGCTTCTAGAAGTTGCTGTAGCAGAGTTATCTACGATTACAGGACAAAAGCCTATCGTTACAAGAGCAAAAAAATCTGTTGCAAACTTTAAAGTTCGTGAAGGTATGCCTGTAGGTGCAAAAGTAACTTTAAGAGGCGAAAGAATGTTTGAGTTTGTTGATAGATTATTCAACATTGCACTACCAAGGGTAAGAGACTTTAGAGGTGTAAACCCTAATTCATTTGATGGTAGAGGTAATTATGCCCTAGGAATTAAAGAGCAATTAATATTCCCTGAAATCGAGTATGATAAAGTTGATAAAACAAGAGGAATGGACATTATATTTGTTACGACTGCGAAAACTGATGAGGAAGCACGCGAGTTGCTAAAATTATTAGGAATGCCATTCGCTAGATAA
- the rplX gene encoding 50S ribosomal protein L24, with translation MHIKKGDMVVVISGKDKGKKGKVIEALPKKDRVIVEGVNMLTKHQKPTAKVQQGGIVHQEGPIHVSNVMLWDKKANAPTRVGYKVLEDGKKVRVAKKTGEVIE, from the coding sequence ATGCACATAAAAAAAGGTGATATGGTAGTAGTTATATCAGGAAAAGATAAGGGTAAAAAAGGTAAAGTGATAGAAGCATTACCTAAAAAAGATAGAGTAATCGTTGAAGGTGTAAATATGCTTACAAAGCATCAAAAACCAACAGCAAAGGTACAACAAGGTGGAATTGTTCACCAAGAAGGACCAATTCATGTATCAAATGTAATGCTTTGGGATAAAAAAGCAAATGCGCCTACAAGAGTAGGATATAAAGTTTTAGAAGATGGAAAAAAAGTAAGAGTAGCTAAAAAGACCGGAGAAGTAATTGAGTAA
- the rplN gene encoding 50S ribosomal protein L14, which yields MIQQETRLTVADNSGAKELLCIRVLGGSKRKYASIGDVIVCTVKNATPGGVVKKGQVVKAVVVRSKFGTRRADGSYIKFDENSAVVIKEDKTPVGTRIFGPVARELRERDFMKIVSLAPEVL from the coding sequence ATGATTCAACAAGAAACACGCCTAACAGTTGCAGACAATTCAGGAGCAAAAGAACTATTATGTATTCGTGTATTAGGTGGTTCTAAGCGTAAATATGCAAGTATTGGTGATGTGATTGTTTGTACAGTTAAAAATGCAACACCAGGCGGTGTTGTTAAAAAAGGACAAGTCGTTAAGGCTGTAGTAGTAAGAAGTAAGTTCGGTACTAGACGTGCTGATGGAAGTTATATAAAATTCGATGAGAATTCAGCAGTTGTCATCAAAGAAGATAAAACACCTGTAGGAACTCGTATTTTCGGGCCGGTTGCAAGAGAATTGAGAGAAAGAGATTTCATGAAGATCGTTTCACTTGCACCAGAAGTGCTATAG
- the rpsQ gene encoding 30S ribosomal protein S17: MERTTRKSRVGRVVSDKMEKTIVVAVEDFVRHPIYGKAVRRTKKFKAHDENNECRIGDRVRIMETRPLSKDKRWRLVNIVERAK, encoded by the coding sequence GTGGAAAGAACAACTAGAAAGTCAAGAGTAGGTCGTGTAGTAAGTGACAAAATGGAAAAGACTATCGTAGTAGCGGTAGAAGATTTCGTACGTCACCCAATATACGGAAAAGCGGTAAGAAGAACAAAGAAATTTAAAGCGCATGATGAAAACAATGAGTGCAGAATCGGCGATCGCGTAAGAATCATGGAAACTAGACCATTAAGTAAGGATAAAAGATGGAGACTAGTAAATATCGTAGAAAGAGCTAAGTAA
- the rpmC gene encoding 50S ribosomal protein L29, with the protein MKANKLRDMTVQELNNKLMELKNELFNLRFQLATGQLENPMKVKSVRKEIARTKTILREKELKKNA; encoded by the coding sequence ATGAAAGCTAATAAGCTTCGTGATATGACCGTACAGGAATTAAATAATAAATTGATGGAACTTAAAAATGAACTTTTCAATTTGAGATTCCAATTAGCTACAGGTCAACTTGAAAACCCAATGAAAGTAAAAAGTGTACGAAAAGAAATTGCTCGTACAAAAACCATCCTTAGAGAAAAAGAATTAAAGAAAAACGCATAA
- the rplP gene encoding 50S ribosomal protein L16, translating to MLMPKRVKRRRVHRGRMKGTAQRGNKITYGEYGIMALEPAWITSNQIEAARIAMTRYIKRGGKVWIKIFPHKPVTQKPAETRMGAGKGSPEYWVAVVKPGRVMFELAGVPEEIAREAMRLAIHKLPIKCKFVTREDTEKGGEANES from the coding sequence ATGTTAATGCCTAAGAGAGTAAAGCGTCGTAGAGTGCATAGAGGCAGAATGAAAGGCACAGCACAAAGGGGCAATAAAATAACTTACGGAGAATATGGAATTATGGCTCTTGAGCCAGCATGGATTACTTCAAATCAAATTGAAGCTGCCAGAATCGCTATGACGAGATATATAAAAAGAGGGGGTAAAGTTTGGATTAAGATATTCCCTCATAAGCCAGTGACACAAAAACCTGCTGAAACACGTATGGGTGCTGGTAAAGGTTCTCCAGAATATTGGGTAGCTGTAGTAAAACCTGGTAGAGTAATGTTCGAATTAGCTGGTGTACCAGAGGAAATAGCTAGAGAAGCTATGAGACTTGCAATTCATAAGCTACCTATTAAATGTAAATTTGTAACACGTGAAGATACAGAAAAGGGTGGTGAAGCGAATGAAAGCTAA
- the rpsC gene encoding 30S ribosomal protein S3, with the protein MGQKVSPHGLRVGVIKDWDSKWYADKANFADLLVEDNKIRKYVKKKLYTAGIAKVVIERAANNKVKVNIFTAKPGMVIGKAGAGVEELRKDVEKLTEKSVIINVNEVKRAEMEAQLVAENVAFSLERRVSFRRAMKQAIGRTMKSGALGIKVMTSGRLGGAEMARNEKYSEGNVPLHTLRADIDYGFAEANTTYGKIGVKVWINKGEVLPETSEAVKEMRRANRAKEEFKPKKPKTDRRNDNRRNNFRRNEQK; encoded by the coding sequence ATGGGTCAAAAGGTAAGTCCACACGGCTTGAGAGTCGGTGTGATTAAAGACTGGGATTCTAAATGGTATGCAGATAAAGCAAACTTTGCAGATCTTCTAGTAGAAGATAATAAGATTCGTAAATATGTAAAGAAAAAACTTTACACTGCTGGAATAGCAAAAGTTGTTATAGAAAGAGCTGCAAACAACAAAGTTAAGGTAAATATCTTTACAGCAAAGCCAGGTATGGTTATTGGTAAAGCTGGAGCAGGTGTTGAAGAATTAAGAAAAGATGTAGAAAAGTTAACAGAAAAAAGCGTTATTATAAATGTTAACGAAGTGAAGAGAGCGGAAATGGAAGCACAATTAGTTGCTGAAAATGTAGCATTTTCACTAGAAAGAAGGGTATCCTTCAGAAGAGCTATGAAGCAAGCTATTGGTAGAACAATGAAATCAGGAGCTCTAGGAATCAAAGTCATGACATCAGGAAGACTTGGTGGAGCTGAAATGGCTAGAAATGAGAAGTACAGCGAAGGAAATGTACCTCTTCATACATTAAGAGCGGATATTGATTATGGTTTTGCTGAAGCAAACACTACTTATGGTAAGATTGGTGTTAAAGTTTGGATCAACAAGGGAGAAGTTCTTCCAGAAACAAGCGAAGCTGTAAAAGAAATGAGAAGAGCGAATAGAGCAAAAGAAGAATTCAAACCTAAAAAACCAAAGACTGATAGAAGAAACGATAATAGAAGAAATAATTTTAGAAGAAACGAACAAAAGTAG
- the rplV gene encoding 50S ribosomal protein L22, whose product MEARAIAKYVRISPRKMKPVADMVRGMNADEALAVLEYTPRTTATILAKVIKSAKANAENNHEMDADKLYVAEVYANQAPTMKRWRAASMGRGVKILKRTSHVGVVLKERD is encoded by the coding sequence GTGGAAGCTAGAGCGATTGCAAAATATGTTCGTATATCTCCAAGAAAAATGAAGCCAGTTGCAGATATGGTTAGAGGCATGAATGCTGATGAAGCATTAGCTGTTTTAGAATATACGCCAAGAACTACTGCTACAATCCTTGCAAAGGTAATTAAATCAGCAAAAGCAAATGCTGAGAATAATCATGAGATGGATGCGGATAAATTATATGTTGCTGAAGTATATGCGAATCAAGCTCCTACAATGAAGAGATGGAGAGCAGCTTCAATGGGTCGTGGTGTGAAAATACTTAAAAGAACGAGTCACGTAGGAGTTGTATTAAAAGAAAGAGACTAA
- the rpsS gene encoding 30S ribosomal protein S19: protein MSRSLKKGPFIEPKLLRRIEEMNDKNEKKVIKTWSRASTIFPQMIGHTIAVHDGRKHVPVYVTEDMVGHKLGEFAPTRTYRGHADNDKSSKVKR, encoded by the coding sequence ATGAGTAGATCATTGAAGAAGGGGCCTTTTATTGAGCCTAAGCTTTTACGTAGAATCGAAGAAATGAATGATAAAAATGAGAAAAAAGTAATTAAAACATGGTCAAGAGCATCAACAATCTTTCCACAAATGATAGGTCATACAATTGCAGTACATGATGGAAGAAAACATGTACCTGTTTATGTAACGGAAGATATGGTTGGTCATAAATTAGGTGAGTTTGCACCTACAAGAACTTATAGAGGCCATGCAGATAACGATAAATCATCAAAGGTTAAGAGATAG
- the rplB gene encoding 50S ribosomal protein L2, translating into MGIKKFNPTSPALRQMTVSTFEEITKKEPEKSLLVALTKKAGRNAQGKITVRHRGGGAKRKYRLIDFKRNKDGVPAKVTAIEYDPNRSANIALLTYADGEKRYIIAPNKLNVGDTIMSGEGSDIKVGNALQLKDIPVGTIIHNIEMKPGKGGQLVRAAGNSAQLMAKEDKYAQVRLPSGEVRLVSINCKATIGQVGNLDHENITIGKAGRKRHMGIRPTVRGSVMNPNDHPHGGGEGRAPVGRPSPMTPWGKPAIGYKTRKKNKSTDKYIVKRRNQK; encoded by the coding sequence ATGGGAATCAAGAAGTTTAACCCAACTTCTCCAGCGTTAAGACAAATGACCGTTTCAACGTTCGAAGAAATTACAAAAAAAGAACCTGAAAAGTCATTATTAGTAGCACTTACAAAAAAAGCTGGAAGAAATGCACAAGGTAAGATTACTGTTCGTCACAGAGGTGGCGGTGCAAAAAGAAAATATAGATTAATTGATTTCAAAAGAAATAAAGATGGCGTACCTGCAAAAGTAACTGCTATCGAGTATGATCCAAACAGAAGTGCAAACATTGCTCTTTTAACTTATGCAGATGGTGAAAAAAGATATATCATCGCTCCTAACAAGTTAAATGTAGGAGATACTATTATGTCTGGAGAAGGTTCAGATATTAAAGTAGGAAATGCACTACAGTTAAAAGATATTCCAGTGGGTACAATTATCCACAATATCGAAATGAAGCCTGGAAAAGGTGGCCAATTAGTTAGAGCTGCAGGAAACTCTGCTCAATTGATGGCGAAAGAAGATAAATACGCACAAGTTAGATTACCTTCCGGTGAGGTAAGACTTGTAAGTATTAATTGTAAAGCAACAATCGGTCAAGTAGGAAACTTAGATCATGAAAATATTACAATTGGTAAAGCTGGACGTAAACGTCATATGGGTATTAGACCTACTGTAAGAGGTTCTGTAATGAACCCTAATGATCACCCTCATGGTGGTGGAGAAGGTAGAGCACCTGTAGGAAGACCTTCACCAATGACTCCTTGGGGTAAACCAGCTATTGGCTACAAAACTAGAAAGAAAAATAAATCAACAGATAAATACATCGTTAAGAGAAGAAATCAGAAGTAG
- the rplW gene encoding 50S ribosomal protein L23: protein MKTPYDIVKKPLISERSMDDMADKKYTFIVDINSNKTEIKKAVEEIFGVEVEKVNTMRVKGKYKRMGKNIGKRADRKKAVIKLTPNSKEIEFFEGMQ from the coding sequence ATGAAGACACCATACGATATCGTGAAAAAGCCATTAATCAGTGAAAGAAGTATGGACGATATGGCTGATAAAAAATATACTTTCATCGTTGATATAAACTCTAATAAAACAGAAATTAAAAAAGCTGTTGAAGAAATTTTTGGAGTAGAAGTAGAAAAAGTGAACACAATGCGTGTAAAAGGTAAATATAAGAGAATGGGAAAGAATATCGGAAAAAGAGCTGATAGAAAAAAAGCAGTTATTAAATTAACTCCTAACAGCAAAGAGATCGAATTCTTTGAAGGAATGCAGTAG